From Nicotiana tabacum cultivar K326 chromosome 22, ASM71507v2, whole genome shotgun sequence, one genomic window encodes:
- the LOC107820057 gene encoding protein DETOXIFICATION 56-like, whose translation MPETMTKKWPQHLIQNTLLEMKLQRGIVLPLMAMNFTWFAKTAITTAFLGKLGDLSLAGATLGFTFANVTGFSVLNGLGGAMELICGQAFGAKNHKLLHKTLIMSTSLLLLVSIPISFLWLNVDKILIKCGQQNDISMVAKKYLIYLLPDLVITSFLCPLKAYLSTQNVTIPIMLSSTLAVALHIPITMLFSMTKGLEGISMAYWLTDLLIMILLAIYVMIVENRKGGKWKEGGWWEQEILDWIRLLKLCGPCCLTTCLEWWCYEILVLLTGRLKNAKQAVGVIAIVLNFDYLLFSVMLSLETCASVRVSNELGADSPAPAYRAAYVSLVLSIISGFLGGSVMVGARGIWGPLFSYDRRIIRGVKKIMLLMALIEVVNFPLAVFGGIVRGTARPWLGMYANISGFYLLALPLGVILAFKFHLGLVGLLTGFMVGVVLCLALLLVFVARIDWVREANKAHMLACNQEEAADDGRNSSMATENGS comes from the coding sequence ATGCCTGAAACAATGACCAAAAAATGGCCACAACATCTCATACAAAATACCCTTTTAGAAATGAAATTGCAACGAGGAATAGTACTTCCTCTGATGGCCATGAACTTCACATGGTTTGCAAAAACAGCCATAACAACTGCATTTCTCGGTAAGCTTGGAGATCTTTCATTGGCAGGAGCCACGTTGGGTTTTACGTTCGCGAACGTCACTGGATTCTCAGTCTTGAATGGTCTCGGTGGTGCTATGGAACTTATTTGTGGACAAGCATTTGGAGCCAAGAATCATAAGTTACTTCACAAGACCCTTATCATGTCAACTTCTTTGTTACTACTCGTCTCAATTCCTATATCTTTCTTGTGGCTTAATGTTGACAAAATCCTCATAAAATGTGGCCAGCAAAATGACATTTCTATGGTAGCTAAGAAATATCTTATTTATCTCCTCCCTGATTTGGTGATCACATCATTTTTGTGTCCACTAAAGGCTTACTTGAGCACACAAAATGTTACAATCCCAATTATGTTAAGCTCAACTCTAGCTGTTGCTTTGCATATACCGATTACTATGCTATTTTCGATGACTAAAGGGCTAGAAGGAATTTCCATGGCATATTGGCTAACAGACTTACTAATCATGATTCTTTTGGCTATTTATGTAATGATAGTAGAGAACAGAAAGGGAGGAAAATGGAAAGAAGGAGGCTGGTGGGAACAGGAGATTCTTGATTGGATCAGATTGCTTAAACTCTGTGGACCATGTTGTCTTACTACTTGTCTTGAATGGTGGTGCTATGAGATATTGGTTTTGTTAACAGGGCGTctcaaaaatgctaaacaagcaGTTGGGGTTATAGCCATTGTATTGAACTTTGATTATTTGCTCTTCTCTGTTATGCTTTCGCTTGAGACTTGTGCGTCCGTTCGCGTATCGAATGAGCTCGGGGCAGATAGTCCTGCCCCTGCTTACCGGGCAGCATATGTGTCATTAGTCTTGAGTATTATTTCTGGTTTTTTAGGCGGTTCTGTAATGGTAGGGGCAAGAGGAATTTGGGGTCCTTTGTTTAGTTATGACAGAAGGATAATAAGAGGAGTGAAGAAGATCATGTTGCTAATGGCgttaattgaagttgttaattTTCCTTTAGCAGTTTTTGGAGGAATTGTTCGTGGAACAGCGCGGCCTTGGCTAGGGATGTACGCTAATATCAGTGGATTTTACTTGTTGGCCTTGCCGTTGGGGGTAATTTTGGCGTTCAAGTTTCATCTTGGGCTTGTAGGTCTATTGACAGGGTTTATGGTTGGAGTAGTTCTTTGTTTGGCCTTGTTGTTGGTGTTTGTTGCTAGGATTGATTGGGTTAGAGAAGCTAACAAAGCACATATGTTAGCCTGCAACCAAGAAGAAGCTGCTGATGATGGGAGAAATTCCTCCATGGCTACGGAAAATGGCTCATGA